The DNA sequence TTTTGATTAATGTCATGAAGAAAGCCAGGTGATTTTTTAAATCGATTCCATTTAAAAAATCTGGAAAAAAATTTAAATAAATTCCTATTAGCTATTTTCAGAAGACAGGAACCGCTGCACCAGATGAAAGGCAACACACCCAGCGCAAGGGATATCACTGCCACCACGCGAGCTATAGGAAATCCAACCCCTTTTTTTGGGTGTCAGGCTGGGGATATTCTTCTTGATTTTCCGCCGTGTCTGGCATGGAGACTGTCGACCCATCAATTAATTTTACAGGGCGATTGCGCCATAACCATTTAGCTGGCACTTGTTCCACTAGCTCGTTACCACATTCTTTGGCAAGACCTGAGAGAACTTCTTCTGGTAATTTGGTGCGTGCTTTGCAATAAGCTGCTGTATTGGCACTGGGAAGTTTTTTCCCTTGACTTGCCAACCAACTAATAATCTGCACAAGACCCATTTGGCACGATTGATCTGCCGAAATAGCTTGTGCTAAAAAACCAAAAATAGTGACATCTGGTGTAAAAATACGTTCCCTGTAAGTGATGTTCTCCATGTGTTTAGCAATCTTCTCAGACGATAAAATATCTTTGAAGGGCAATTCTTTACTTGATCTGAGTGTTTCTAAAGTGAATGTTCATATGCGTCTCCTTACTGTAGGTCTGTTTTTTTGCAAAACCAAACATACACTAATGTGAGACGCATTTCATTAACCTTATGTTTTAAAAGTATAATTTCTTAAGTTAGTGCCATTGGATTCTAGAAGTACTTCCTCATAATGCTTTTATGTATTTGGAAGGCAAAAATCATGAGAATGATTTTCTTCCCGACTTATTTAAGTCATATTTGGAAAAATTAAATCGCATGAAGCTTAAGCTGTATGAAGAGGGCAGAATAATTAAAGATGATGAAATTTTTAAAACTATTGGCTCAAATCCACCCTGGCATATTATTAATGGTTTATTTAGTGAATATAGAGGTTTTGCATATAAAATTAAGCCTCCAATTGAAGGCATCAGGTATATACCTAGTTTCATCGATATTGACCTAAATATTGAAATTCCATTTCAAGAACTATCTTCTGGAGAAAAATATATCGTTTTTCTTACTCTTTGGGCATGCAACCAAATTTTAAACAACGATAGTAAGTTATTGCTTCTAGATGAATTTGATGCTCATTTAAACCCGTCCATGAGCAAGGTATTAATTGATATTTTATTTAATACATTAGTTACTAAATTTGATATTCAAGTAATAATGACTACTCATAGCCCATCGACAATTGCTTATGTAAATGATAATAATCTTTTTTGGATGCAGAAAGATGAAGTCATAAGAAAAAGTTCTCGTGCTGAAATGATTCCGATACTTTCTGACGGTATAATTACAGTTGATAACAGAGCGGCAGACTTAAGCCTCACTTATCAAATTGATTTTCACAAAGGAAAACCTATAGTTTTTGTTGAAGGTATAACAGATAAAATAATTTTAGAATCTGCCTGGAAATCCCTTCATGGAAAATCAATGCCTTTTCATATAATTGATTGCTTTGATTGCTATTTTTTAATTAATATGTTTAGACGAAAGGAAATTTTTAAAAACTATGAAAATCAATTATTTATTGGATTAATGGATTTTGACGATGCGTATTATGAATGGAAAGACAGAGTTAAATACCCCAAGTCTGGATATACACTTTCTGCTTATGATTCTCGCAAGGGACTAATTTATAAAGAAGACAATAATATGGGTTATATGTTATTTCTTCCAGTGCCAGAAATCAGAAGTGATTATGCCGACAAAGATATCAAAGCTTCCTGCTTATCAATCGAATTGCTTTTTTCTAATGACGTAATTGAAAAATATTGTGAAAAAAGCAGATTTGCTGGCGGCGGTGAAACTCTCAAATTTAAAGATAGTTGTAAAGCAGATTTTGCCAATCAAAGCAGGTCATTTGATTCTGAAAAATTTTGTAATTTTCAACCCCTTTTTTCAAATATTATAAACATAATAAAAAACGAAGTAAATTACGATGCTATGCTGCAAGAAACTGAAATGTTTTAACCTAAATTAAGAATCCGACAAATTAAGCTTGGTTTTTTTTCTTATACAGATAACTGAAAAGAAAACCTCTCCTAAAAATACTTTGTATGGAGGTAAGCGATAGCAGCTCAACATATAGCTGACAAACAAGCTGCTATTGCCGAAACCCGTTGTTCTGAACTAGAGAAACAATTGGCAAAGAAGGAAGCTATAACTCTCAAAGAAAAAAATGACCTTGTCTATACGCTCTAAAACTCAGTTTCAGGTATCAATGGACTTGGAGTTTCCTGAGTTTCTGGAGAAGGTGGGTAGTGTTTAAATAACTGTGTCAGCTTTCTTAACGAGGTATACTACCTCAAAATTAGGAGAGCTGAAAATGAATAACAATAAAATCAATCTGAATGAATTTGATTTTAATCAATTCCAACAAGAAGCCATAACAAGACTAAAGTCTGGCCAACCCTTGACAGGTGTTGATGGAGTGATAACCCCTCTAATCAAGCGAATTCTTGAAGCGGCATTAGATGGTGAGATAGAAGCTCATTTAACTGACTGTAAAACTAATGGTTTAACTAATCGCCGCAATGGCAAAACTCCAAAGACAGTTAAAACAGGCACTGGTTCATTCGAATTAGAAACCCCTCGCGATCGTGATGGCAGCTTTGAACCTGAGATTGTCAAAAAACGACAGACTATTTTAAATGAATCTCTGGATAATAAAGTATTATCTTTATACGCCATTGGGATGAGTTATGAGTCTATTACACAGCATCTCCATGAGCTGTATGGACTAGAAGTATCACCCGCAAAGATAAGCCAAATTACTGATAAATTATTGCCTGTTATCGCTGAATGGCGATCTCGCCCACTGGAAGCTATCTATCCTATTGTATTTTTAGATGCAATGCATTTTAAAGTCCGAGAGGAAGGCAAGGTTGTAAGCAAAGCGATTTATTCGATTCTTGGTGTTAATAAAAATGGTCGTAAGGAAATTATAGGTATTTATCTTTCTGAAAGCGAAGGGGCACGTTTTTGGCTAAGCGTTTTAAATGATCTTCGTATTCGTGGAGTAGATGATATTCTAATTGCTAGCATTGATGGCCTGAAAGGCTTTCCTGAAGCTATTGCGGAAGTATTCCCTAAAACAGAAATCCAGCTTTGTGTGGTGCATCAAATCCGCAATTCTCTGAAATATGTTGTTAGTAAAGACCAGAAATCCTTTATGCTTGATTTACGCGAAGTATACCAGGCTTCAAGTTGTGATGTTGCTGAGCAGCATTTACTTGAATTAGGCGAAAAATGGGGCAAGAAATATCCCGCCGTTATCAAATCCTGGCATGCTAATTGGGAAACATTGTCGCAGTATTTTAAATACCCGCAAGAGCTACGCCGTATTATTTACACAACTAATATTATTGAGGGTTTTCATCGGCAAGTCCGTAAGTATACTAAGAGCAAAGGAGCGTTTGTTAGTGAAAACGCGCTAATGAAATTAGTTTACTGCGCCTGTCAGAAAGTCATGGAAAAATGGTATCAACCTATGCATAATTGGGCGCTGATAGCATCACAGTTACAAATTTATTTCGAAGACCGTTTAAATTTAGATCTGAGATAACTTTATGCTGACACAGTTTGATGAACGCTCTCAGAAGGTGAGACTTCAATTTGAGATGATGGCGCGGAAGATGTATTAAAATTAAATGTGTTTGGATTATTTGTTACAGTGGTAGCCAATTGCTTTGTGGGAGAGTCTATTTTGGATGTTGTTGCAGCTTCTACAGGATTGATCTCTCTCGTCTTACGCTCCTTTTCTTCCTTGTTTTTTGTAGTAGCCAGGGCTGCAATTTTTGATTGCATAAATAAAATCTCTTCTTTTTTTCCTATTTCAGTAAAAATAGCCAATGCCGTTGTATAATGTGAAATTGCTTGTGGAAATTTCTTTAATTTTTCACTTGCTGTAGCTAGATTAACATAAGATTCAGCTACTTTTAGATGCATGAGGCCATATATTTTTTTTTGGACTAGGCAAACTTGATAAAATGTATCATAAGCATTTTCTGGATTAGCAGATAAAAAACAATGACCGATAGCAGTTAATAAGTTTGTTCTATGTTCATCAATAATAAATCTATGAGTTGATTCGTTAAAGTCTTCTAAATATCTTAAAATCAGGTGTGCATGACGTTGTAATAAATGCACACGATCATAATCAGCATAAAGTTTCTGTAACTCGGTATATAAGAGATTAGCGATTGGAAAAATATACAGCGATAAAACCATATCTTTTTCATCAAATTTCAACACGGCAACATGATGGTTTCTAATTTCTTGTTGTAAATCTGGAGAGATGGAATAAGCATGAGTGTTTTGATCGTAAGCTAACAACCTCTGGTTTTGTAAAATATCTAATGAAAAAGCGATATTTGTTTTAGATGATAGCAATGCTGACAATAATTGTTCCGGTATAGCTTTAGGATATAAATAAGCACAATATCCCATAATAGCGATAGAGTTCTCATCCATCTGTCCTAAAAGTGATATTTTATCGGGTACTTTTGGGTATTCTGAACCATTTGACTCCGTTGATAGTACTTTGACATCTTTATCTTTAGGTGATTGACAAATTTTACAAAGCTTTTCATATGTTTGGAATATTTTGTTTTGATGGTGTGGAGAGAATATACCATGCTCGAGTTCAGTTGATAAAAGGGTTAAATCATTGCGACAAATATCAACTTGTTTTTTATTAGCTCTAGATGGAACTGTGGTAGAAATAGTCGCTATTAATTCAAAACATGCACTTAGCATATCTTGAGCTGAAGGAAATATAATTGGATTTCGCACTAATGGTACTGGTAAAGGAGCAGTTTTAAAAATAAAAGTGCTGCTCCCTATAACTAATATTTTCTCATGTATAATCTCAAAAGGAATTCTAAAATCATTAACATATGAAAAAACTTGGCTGCCAGGAGACGCGCTGGAAGGAGGGTCTGATTCAGCTCTTATGCCATATCCATTACGTGTTAGAACAGAGGAGTCGTCAAAAGCTGTACCATGGGTGATGATAATATGGCAATCCAATTCAATACCATTGAATCTTCTCTTCAATTTTTTCATGATATTATGGTCATGGCATATTTCAATTCCAATATTAAGTAATTTATTTTGAGTGATTGGTAAACTAAGAACCGTACTGGTAAATTCCCATAAATTCTTTATGCCATAGCTTGTTAGAAGTGTTCCTTCATTAGGCAAGGGAGTTTCACCCATAAATATTAAATTTTTATTGAGATCGCATAATGTATCTTCACCATATTCTTCAATGAAAACTTTGGTGTTAATACCTTTATCAGTTTTTTTTAAAAAAGTTTTCTCGTCAAGTAAGTGCTCCTGGTTAATTACTTTGCCATTTTTAAGCCTATCAGCTACCAATGGCGCCCCTTTTTTTATTAACCGCACCCATTTTCCGTTATAAAAAACAGGAGCAATATTTTGTACGTAAATAGATGATTTACCTATCTTTGTCGATTTTTTTGTCCCCCCTCTATAAAAAAAAGTATGGTCATCACCCAAAGAATCCGTACTAACATAAACTGATCCAGGAATAATTATGACATTGGGATATTTAGCACTTAAGGTGACCATTCGGGTATTAAAGAAATTAAAAACCGTGTCCCTATCCATACATTTTCCGCGACTCTCTGATTCTTCAGTATCAGTAGATATTTCAGCGCCTCTAAAAAAATCCTCTGGACACACTAGCATAATTATTTCGGGATTATTTAAATCGCTTTCTATTATTTGCAGTATATTAGTTAGAACTGCAATCCTATCTTCTAAGCCTATTTCAGTTCTTCTTTTGAAATCCAAAGTTGATTCAATTTGCATTTTTGTTGAATCTGCAAAATCAATAGAATTAGTAGTGTAGAATTGTATTTCTGCAAAGTCAGCCTGTAGCTTCTTTCCAGCGGTTAATTTTTTATCCAAAACAGCATGAGGGAATTTCCAGGAGTATAGAATACCGATTCTTGTTACTAAATCGTTAATATCTTTAAAGGAGTAAATTGTTGATGTATCACGCAACCAGTCTGATAAAACAACATCATTAATTTGAGGATTCCATACGAACCCCTCCGCCGCGGCTATTTTCTCGCATTGACTGGATAATTCTTTTAAGAATGATATATCCAGGATAGTGCTGCCTATCTGTATCATTGTCATCTCCTGCGCGGTGAGATTCGGATTTACAAATGATGGCAGAGCTGGACAGAGCGTGCAATAATAATTCGCTAAGTGGAGTGAGGCTAAGTTGTTTGAAGTTTCGAAGTTAGGATGTAAAGCCTCACATATGACGATAGTAATAAAAAATTCATTCCATCGCTGGAATCATATGAAAATTATCTTGAAAATATCAAATAGAATCCCCAATACTAGTGTATCCCACTTTTAGGAGAAATCATGTCAAATAAAATAAAAATCTGGCTAGCTGTTAAAGCTACTGATGGTGATAGCGCTAATGGATTTACGACCCATGGCACTAGACCTCATTTTGTTTCCTTGCCTAAAATACCTAAAGTATTTGATTATTTATGCGATGTTAAGAATAATTTTTATAGAGTTATAGATCCCACATTTCAATATGGAGATGAAACGGAAATAACTGCTATTCCAGTTGATAAATCAGATAGCATGTGGAAAGAAAATACGCAAATGGGAAAATACATACAGTTGCCATTTTAACCAACATGTAAGAAGAAACATCTAAATGTTTAGCCAATACTGACTAAATGTTTACTATTTATCAATTTATCACAGCATTCGCGAGTGAAGCGAGCTCCTTGCATGGGCTGTATTGCAGTCCATAAAGCGCCTGCACAAGGCTGCATGAAAATCTGCTTGCATAACAGGTGCGCAACAACACCGTGACCCGCCACGGGCTAACGCTTCTGGAATTAATTGTGGCAATTAACATAGGCTCTTGAGAAATCATAATCTCTACTGCCCACCCACTTCTGCCAAACCCGCTTTCAACTGATTGATTATGCATCTGATTTTCAAAGTAACTTGTCAATCATAAGATAGAGAATTACTGTCGCCAACCCCAACACATTCACTTTGAGCTGCTCCCTGTATTAATCGAATTCATCAACCTCTTGACTCCATTTTTAAATAACATAAAATAACGTTATTATATTAGTATCGTTATTTTATGTTATTTATAAGGAATTACCCATGCGTCAAGAACTCATCACCTACGATTTATTTTGCCAAGCCGCTTTAAAGATGCAGGACGATGGTGAAAAAATTTCAGTTCGCACCATCCATAGCCACATTGGCGGCTCATTTGCCAAACTGGCAGTGTTTTTAAAACGCTGGCGAACAGAGCAGTCACATGCTCAATCTCAAGTGGACCATGAAATCTCAACTAATTTGAGACAAGCGATACTGGCGGAAATCGGTAAGGCAAAAGCAGAAACTAAAGCTCAATCAGAAATACAACTTTCTCAAGCTAATGAACAACTGGAAGAAGCGCATGAAGCCTTAGCCAAGCAGGAAATAGCGCTAGAAGAATGTACGCAGCAGATCAGCCAGCTTAAGCAGCAAATTGCCGTAATGAATGAAATGCAAAATCAACAAGCAGAAAAATTCCAGGCTCTCGAAAAGAAGCTGGAGCAAGCGATAGCAGCTCAACATATAGCTGACAAGCAGGCCGCCATTGCTGAAACCCGTTGTTCTGAGCTGGAAAAGCAATTATTGAAAAAAGAGGTTGTAGTCCCCAAAGAAAAAAATGATCTCATTGTAGATGGTTAAGATGATTAATGTTGGGATTTTTTCTGCTCCCAACTTTAATTTAAACGATATTTATCAGCCAGCCAGCCAGCCAGGCTTGACATATTTGTAGCTCGATATATTATTTGATGCTTGTAAGTCGATTACTGCATGACTTTAAACAGCAGTATAAATCAGGCGTAACTACGATGAAATTCCCTGATTGCCATGCTTCTGGTGGTTTCGTAGCTGCACTCGTTTTCTTCGGGTATTCTTCTCATGCCTTCAATAGCTATTCGGCTATTTCTGCTTTCAATTCGATCTTCAATCTTTCACTCTAGTCCTTACCACCGCTGGTGATGGGGTGGCGAGGATAATTCCTCATTGTAATTTGCAGCGTTTTTGCGACCCAAGTAAGCGGCTTCGACAGCTTATAAAATCGTCTCCCAGGAGGCGTCGTTTTCATAGCAATATGAAAATGTCACTTAACTGTTAATGTTGGAATGTTGGCAACAAAGCGTGATGGAAGATAATTCCATCACGTTTACTTTTACAAGATGGTGGGAATACTGTCATTTAGCACCCTAATGCGCCCACCCTAAGCCCCTAAAAGGACCACCCTAAACCCTCTAAAGGACTTTCAATAATCCTTTTAGTGCATAAGCATATGAGCGGATAACAACGCCACCATGTCTGAATGAACATGCGTACATGCAACATCAAAAGGAGATATACCATCAATGGATTTAGATCTCGGATTAGCACCTGCCTGCAATAACAATTGCGCACTTTGCAAAGCATTAATTTGTGCAGCAAAGTGTAATGGTGTTATGTGCGCATAGTCTTCATATCCGTTAGGGCCAAAACCAGATTGCAGTAGTTCAGCAGTTCTTGCTACATCGTCAATTTTCATTGCTTCAATTAATTGTTCCATAAGAGTCTTCCTCAAATTTCATGTTGGTTTTCAATCTCGATCTTCAGCAGGCAAGTTTACTGATGAAGTAGATTCAATATACCGCAAGAGCATTCACAGTGAAATTAGTAGTTATAGCGTTTTTATCAAAATTCTGGAGTATTTTTGTACAAATCTTGCTCGCAGGTTGTGCCAGCTGGGCTCTGATGTCTTTATGCACAACTTTATTCACAATTTCTGTGGATAAGATGGACCTGCAAATTTTTAAGACAAAATCTAAGCAAGAACCTAAATATTATAAGCTAACGACAATAGGTATTATGTGCTGAGAATCACCTCTTACAAAACGAGAAGATATTTTTATCGATCAATGTTTCCTATCAAAAGCAAGATTCGTGATACTGCTTCATAAACTGGTGAGCGCCGCGAACACCTTGTATGGACTTCATGTCCATGGAAGCGCCTGCACAGAGCCATCATGAGAATCTGCCAGCGTTAACAGGCGCGAAAACCGTGCCAGCACGGCCAGCGTTTCTCAAAGCCATTGAGGCGTGAATGAAGGTTTTTGCGAAATGCATCTGCTGCCACAGGCCCATAACCTGCCAAACAATTTCTGTTTGAGGCTGCTATTGTCATAAACTCACGCGTAAAAAACTTAAGAAGGGGCTTAGCGCAAATAGGTTTGTATTGCCTCTTCAGCCCGATAATGCCCCATCTGTTGGCTGACACATTCCACTGCCTTATCCCAAGTCATTCCGACCTGAAGCATCCCCCGCAAGCGCTCCTGCGCGAAAGTGTGGCGCAGCCCATGCAACCCTCTGGAAGTGAAAAAAACTTGTCTGCTCGCCGCACTCCAAATCGCAGATAAATTCAAGCCTGCAGGTAAATCATAATATTGTTTGGTCACCACATTGGGCTGGTTACGCTCTCTAAAATCACGTGGCTGTGGCAGGCGATATTTCGCCAATTCCTCCGCAGTTTTGGACGAAATAGTCGAGACATATTCATGGCCGCCTTTGCCAATAAAACTCACCTTTACCCAGTTTTCTCTACCTGCAAACCGATCGGTATGCAGCTTGTTTAAACGCGCATTTTTAACCGGTCGTTCGGCCTCTAACCTGATGGATGCAAAGTCCTTAGCACGGCATCCAGACTCTTGTAATATTTGCATCGCCAAGCGCTCAGCTG is a window from the Gammaproteobacteria bacterium genome containing:
- a CDS encoding ankyrin repeat domain-containing protein; this translates as MEQLIEAMKIDDVARTAELLQSGFGPNGYEDYAHITPLHFAAQINALQSAQLLLQAGANPRSKSIDGISPFDVACTHVHSDMVALLSAHMLMH
- a CDS encoding tetratricopeptide repeat protein, with the protein product MIQIGSTILDISFLKELSSQCEKIAAAEGFVWNPQINDVVLSDWLRDTSTIYSFKDINDLVTRIGILYSWKFPHAVLDKKLTAGKKLQADFAEIQFYTTNSIDFADSTKMQIESTLDFKRRTEIGLEDRIAVLTNILQIIESDLNNPEIIMLVCPEDFFRGAEISTDTEESESRGKCMDRDTVFNFFNTRMVTLSAKYPNVIIIPGSVYVSTDSLGDDHTFFYRGGTKKSTKIGKSSIYVQNIAPVFYNGKWVRLIKKGAPLVADRLKNGKVINQEHLLDEKTFLKKTDKGINTKVFIEEYGEDTLCDLNKNLIFMGETPLPNEGTLLTSYGIKNLWEFTSTVLSLPITQNKLLNIGIEICHDHNIMKKLKRRFNGIELDCHIIITHGTAFDDSSVLTRNGYGIRAESDPPSSASPGSQVFSYVNDFRIPFEIIHEKILVIGSSTFIFKTAPLPVPLVRNPIIFPSAQDMLSACFELIATISTTVPSRANKKQVDICRNDLTLLSTELEHGIFSPHHQNKIFQTYEKLCKICQSPKDKDVKVLSTESNGSEYPKVPDKISLLGQMDENSIAIMGYCAYLYPKAIPEQLLSALLSSKTNIAFSLDILQNQRLLAYDQNTHAYSISPDLQQEIRNHHVAVLKFDEKDMVLSLYIFPIANLLYTELQKLYADYDRVHLLQRHAHLILRYLEDFNESTHRFIIDEHRTNLLTAIGHCFLSANPENAYDTFYQVCLVQKKIYGLMHLKVAESYVNLATASEKLKKFPQAISHYTTALAIFTEIGKKEEILFMQSKIAALATTKNKEEKERKTREINPVEAATTSKIDSPTKQLATTVTNNPNTFNFNTSSAPSSQIEVSPSESVHQTVSA
- a CDS encoding DNA-binding protein, whose translation is MRQELITYDLFCQAALKMQDDGEKISVRTIHSHIGGSFAKLAVFLKRWRTEQSHAQSQVDHEISTNLRQAILAEIGKAKAETKAQSEIQLSQANEQLEEAHEALAKQEIALEECTQQISQLKQQIAVMNEMQNQQAEKFQALEKKLEQAIAAQHIADKQAAIAETRCSELEKQLLKKEVVVPKEKNDLIVDG
- a CDS encoding IS256 family transposase produces the protein MNNNKINLNEFDFNQFQQEAITRLKSGQPLTGVDGVITPLIKRILEAALDGEIEAHLTDCKTNGLTNRRNGKTPKTVKTGTGSFELETPRDRDGSFEPEIVKKRQTILNESLDNKVLSLYAIGMSYESITQHLHELYGLEVSPAKISQITDKLLPVIAEWRSRPLEAIYPIVFLDAMHFKVREEGKVVSKAIYSILGVNKNGRKEIIGIYLSESEGARFWLSVLNDLRIRGVDDILIASIDGLKGFPEAIAEVFPKTEIQLCVVHQIRNSLKYVVSKDQKSFMLDLREVYQASSCDVAEQHLLELGEKWGKKYPAVIKSWHANWETLSQYFKYPQELRRIIYTTNIIEGFHRQVRKYTKSKGAFVSENALMKLVYCACQKVMEKWYQPMHNWALIASQLQIYFEDRLNLDLR
- a CDS encoding AAA family ATPase, whose translation is MKLKLYEEGRIIKDDEIFKTIGSNPPWHIINGLFSEYRGFAYKIKPPIEGIRYIPSFIDIDLNIEIPFQELSSGEKYIVFLTLWACNQILNNDSKLLLLDEFDAHLNPSMSKVLIDILFNTLVTKFDIQVIMTTHSPSTIAYVNDNNLFWMQKDEVIRKSSRAEMIPILSDGIITVDNRAADLSLTYQIDFHKGKPIVFVEGITDKIILESAWKSLHGKSMPFHIIDCFDCYFLINMFRRKEIFKNYENQLFIGLMDFDDAYYEWKDRVKYPKSGYTLSAYDSRKGLIYKEDNNMGYMLFLPVPEIRSDYADKDIKASCLSIELLFSNDVIEKYCEKSRFAGGGETLKFKDSCKADFANQSRSFDSEKFCNFQPLFSNIINIIKNEVNYDAMLQETEMF